Sequence from the Collinsella aerofaciens ATCC 25986 genome:
GGACTCGCCTTTGGGCATCGAGGCTGGCAAACGTTCCGGCGCCCGCGTCCTGGCACTGCGCCCGCACGAGGGCGTCAACCTCGATCAATCGCGAGCCGATGCCGTTATTGATAATCTGACCGACATTTTGGCCGCTTTGTAGTGTCAATCCGCCGCGAGAAGCACGGGTTCAAACGTTTTTTGCGGTGGACTGGCTCAATTTGGTTTCGATTTTGATCCGTTTGGCTTCGATTCGGACTAAGTGAGTAGACTTTTTGGTGCAGGACGAGCACAAAGCGCATCTGCTCTAGTAAAACCGCAGGTCACAGGGGTGGCGGTTTTGGGTGTGCTCTGCAGGTCGCGTAAAGTCTACTCACTTGTAATTTGGGCCTTTGGTCGTGGGGTTGCTGGTCCCGCTTTGGTTGTCGAGAGAGGGTGAATTGAAGCGCCCCCGCACGCTCCATGCTACAATCGCGGACATACCCCACAACTACATCTGCCTTCGAAAGGAGCCTGCGTGGCGAACGCCATCGATCAGCTCACGGACCGAGTGCTCGTACTCGGCCGCCTCACCATCGTCCGCCGCGCTATTACTGCCGTGGCGGTCACGATTTCCGCCGTTCTCCAGACATTCCTGATCCAGGCGTTCATTCAGCCCGCCGACTTGCTTCCGAGCGGCCTCACCGGCGTTGCGGTCCTGCTCGATCGCGTTACCTCGCTGGGCGGCGTTCACATCGACATTTCGCTCGGTATGCTCGCGCTCAACATCCCCGTGGCGCTCCTATGCTGGAGCGGCATTAGCAAGCGCTTCGTCATCTTCTCGATGATGCAGGTCGTGCTCTCGTCGCTGTTCCTCAACGTCTTTCACTTCGCTCCATTTTTGGGCGACAAGATCATGCTCATCATTTTTGGCGGCGTGGTCTCGGGTCTGGGCGCTGCCATCGCACTTAAATCCGGCGCATCCACCGGCGGCACCGACTTTATCGCGCTGTGGGTTTCCAACCACACGGGCAAGACCATCTGGGGCGTCATCTTTGGTTTCAACTGCTTTATCCTGGCGATCTTTGGCTTTATGTTTGGCTGGGACAAGGCGGCGTATTCCATCGTGTTCCAGTTTATTTCGACCAAGACCATCGACAGTTTCTATCGTCGCTACGATCGCGTGACGCTGCAGATTACGACACGCAAGGCAGACGAGGTCATGACTGCCTACGTAAACCATTTTCAGCACGGCATTAGCTGCGCCGAGGTCGTCGGCGGATACAGCCGCGAAAAGATGTACCTGCTGAACACCGTTGTTTCGACCTACGAGAGCCAGGACATTATCAAGTTGGTGTGCGACGTTGATCCCGGCGCCGTGATCAACGTGTTCCACACGCTCAACTTTGTGGGCGGCTGGTGGGGCGGTCATGTCGACGAGCCCATGCCCACGGCCGTTCCCGATCCCGACAAGCCCGCACGCATGGCCAGCAGGCAGGCGCGCCTCAGCGAACAGGACAGCCTGCAGCAGGACGACGGCAAGTAGGGTATTGGCATTTTGCCGGTCCTGCGCAACCCATCCGAACGAGCCCCCCGAAAGCCCCGTTGCTTTCGAGGGCTCTCGTTTGCCCAGATAAAACCTACCAAAATGAAGCTGTCGCTTTTTGGTAGGGAGGGTGTATCGTTTTATCAATATGAGGTAACATGAAACTAGACGTTATATACGTATTAGAAATTTAGCTATTTTGATAAGAGTGATCAGATATGCCTGCGCCCAAAAATGCACCGCTTTACCAGCAGATTTATGACGAAATCAAGGATGCGATCGAGAAAGGTGTTTATGCACCCAAGGAGCGTATTCCGTCCGAGCTTGAACTAGCCGAGCAGTACGAGGTGAGCCGTATTACGGTGCGCCGCGCTGTCGAGGAGCTGTGCTCCGATGGTTACCTGGTTAAGCAGCAGGGCCGCGGCACCTTTGTCTCCACGCCGCACATCAACCGCCAGTTTCACGCCTCGACGCTGCAGACGTTTACCGCGCTGTGTGCCGGCAACGGCATGAAGGCCGGTGCGCACGTGATCGATCGCCAGATCGTTCCGGCGCGCCAAAACGAGATGGAGTTCTTTGGCCTGCAGAAGGATGCGCTGCTGCTGCATATCAAGCGCGTGCGTACGGCCGACGGCGAGCCCATCTTTGAGGAGAACATCTTTGTGCCGTTTGACGCCTACCGTGAGCTGTTGACGGCCGATCTTGAGGACAAGTCGATTTTTGCCGAGGTCGAGCGTGTTGGCGGAACGCCGATTGTCTCGGTTGGCTACCGTACGGTCGAGGCCGTTCGAGCTAACGCCGAGCAGGCGGCCGAGCTGGGCATTGCTCCGCACGATCCGCTGCTCAACCTGCGTGCCGGCTTTACCGGTCCCGATGACGAGCCGGTTTTGATGGGTAAGCAGTACTACGTGGGATCGCGCTACGTTATGGTCATGTAAGTTACGCGGTTTTACCAAACCGCGTAACGGCTCGACGCTGCAAACGCCCCTAAGCGGCAATCTGACGTTCAATCGTCGGTCGCGTACCCAAAGTACGCTTCCCTCCTCTTTCACGTCACCTTGCTCGCTTAGGGGCGTTTTCGCTGACTTATGCTCAACCAGCGACGTTTGCGCGCTTGTCAAGAGATTAGCCGTTGGGAAAGTGTCCAAAAATCCCACGCTCGTTCCTTTTGGATTGCGTTGCCCGTGGCCGACAGCCGTGCGGCACCGGTCCGCGTGGCGGCGTATAATCGGCGGCAGATGACTTGGACGTTAGGAAACCATGACCGATAGCATGCAGCAGATGGCGCTCGACACGCTCGGCGCCTATTTTGGCTACACCTCGTTTCGCCCGGGACAGGACCGCATGGTCGATGCGATCCTTGCCGGTCGCGATGCGCTGGGTGTTATGCCCACGGGTGCCGGCAAGTCCATTTGCTACCAGGTGCCCGCGCTCATGCTGCCCGGCATCACCTTTGTGGTGAGTCCGCTGCTGTCGCTTATGGAGGACCAGACCCGTGCGTTGCTCGCGGCGGGTGCGCGACCCAGCTATCTCAACTCCAGCCTTACTCCGGCCCAGCAAAACACCGTGCTCAAGCGGGCGCGCGAGGGCCGCTACCAGCTTATGTACGTGGCGCCCGAGCGCTTGCTCGAGCCGCGTTTTTTGGCCTTTGCGCAGGAGGCTGCGGGTTCCGCCGGCATTGGCGTGCCGCTCGTGGCCATTGACGAGGCCCACTGCGTAAGCCAATGGGGTCAGGATTTCCGCCCCGCCTATCTGCAGATTCGTGAGTTCATCGATTCCCTGCCGCAGCGCCCCATCGTGGCGGCGTTTACCGCCACGGCGACCGAACGCGTGCGTGCGGATATTCAGCAGATGCTCGGCCTGCAAAACCCTGCGACGGTGGTGACGGGCTTCGATCGCAAGAATCTCTACTTTGGTTGCGAGGAGATGGGCGACAAGGCCAAGACTGCCTGGGTGCGCGACTATGTGATCGCGCATTCGAGCGAGAGCGGTATCGTGTATTGCTCGACCCGCAAGACGGTCGATGCGCTGGCGGGCGAGCTTGCCGAGGCGCTGGGCCCCAGCGGCATTCGCGTTGGCCGCTACCATGCCGGCATGGGCAACGACGCCCGTCGCCAAAGCCAGCGCGCCTTTATCGACGACGATATCCAGGTGATGGTTGCCACCAACGCCTTTGGCATGGGCATCGACAAGCCCAACGTGCGCTACGTGATCCACAACAACGTGCCCGAGAGCATCGAAGCCTACTACCAGGAGGCGGGCCGCGCCGGCCGCGATGGCGACCCGGCCAGCTGCTACTTGCTGTGGAACGGCAACGATTTTCGCATGCGCCGCTTTCTGATCGACCGCGGCGATGCTGCCGATGAGGCGCTCGACGACGAGCAGCGCGCGTGGGCGCTCCAGAATCGATATCGTCTGCTCAGCCAGATGGAGGGCTACTGCAATACCACCGGCTGCCTGCGCGAATACATGCTGCGCTACTTTGGCGACGAGGCCGCGGCCGAGCATGCCGCGGCCAGTACGGGCGGCACCGCCGCGGACGACGTCGAGAGCTGCGGCAACTGCAGCAACTGCCTCACGCAGTTCGAGGTCGAGGACGTCACCGATATGGCCCGCGCCGCCGTGCGCTACGTGGCCACGCGTCCCATGCGCTTTGGCAAGTCGCTCATCGCCGATGTGCTCCACGGCGGCAACACCGAGCGCATTCGCCAGATGCATCTGGACGAGGACCGCGGCTACGGTGAGCTGTCGAGCGAATCGGTCGGGCGCATCAAGGACATCATCGGCCAGCTGTGCGGCCGCGGTTATCTGGCCACCTCGCAGGGGCAGTACCCGGTCGTGGGGCTGGGTCCGCGTGCCGTCGAGGTCGAGGATGAGGCGTTCGCCTTTACCGTTAAGCGTCGTGCGTCCAAGCGCAAAGCTTCGGCCCGCGCCCGCCGCGCCGTCGATCTGCTGCGCGAGGAGGCCGAGCTGGATCAGCGCCCGCGTGTTGGCGACGATGCCGAGCTGTTCGAGCGCCTGCGTGCCCTGCGCAAGGAGATCTCGACGGAGCTGGAGATGGCGCCGTACATGGTCTTTTCCGACAAGGCCCTGCGCGGCCTGTGCCGCCTACGCCCACAGACGCGCGACGAGCTTATCCAGGTCAACGGCATCGGCGAGAAAAAAGCCGACGCCTTTGGCGAGCAGTTTATGGCGGCGATTGAAGAATTTGAGTCCGAGCATGCGCGGGATGGAGCGTAACGATGGCATTCGACGATAAAACCGACCGCACTGACGTGCCCGCCGTGCCGCTGTACCAACAGGTCATGGATGACCTAAAGGGCGAGATCGCGCGCGGTGTGTACCCCGCCGGCTCGCGCATTCCTTCCGAGATGGAGCTCGTGAAGTACTACGGCGTGGGACGCATCACCGTGCGCCGCGCCATCGAGGAGCTGTCGCGCGCGGGGTATCTCAACCGCCAGCAGGGGAGGGGCACGTTTGTGTGCGCGCCCAAGCTCAAGCGCAAGATTGTCCAGAAGGGTGACGTTCAGAGCTTTTCCGAGGGTTGCGCTGCCAACGACATGGTGGCCGGAGCACGTCTGGTGTCACGCACGGTGGTTGCGGCGACGCGCGAGGACGCGGCGTTTTTTGGGGTGGAACCCGGCTGCGAGCTCATCGTTGTCGAGCGCGTGCGCACGGCAGACGGCGTGCCCGTCATGCTCGAGAACAACGCCTTCGTGCTGGCCGACCATCCCTATCTGCAGACGCTTGCCGACAAGGACCTCACGGACAATTCCATCTTTGCGCTCGTTGCCGAGCATTCGGGCCGCGCGCCGCTCAAATCCGACCCCTGCACCGTGGAGAT
This genomic interval carries:
- a CDS encoding YitT family protein; the encoded protein is MANAIDQLTDRVLVLGRLTIVRRAITAVAVTISAVLQTFLIQAFIQPADLLPSGLTGVAVLLDRVTSLGGVHIDISLGMLALNIPVALLCWSGISKRFVIFSMMQVVLSSLFLNVFHFAPFLGDKIMLIIFGGVVSGLGAAIALKSGASTGGTDFIALWVSNHTGKTIWGVIFGFNCFILAIFGFMFGWDKAAYSIVFQFISTKTIDSFYRRYDRVTLQITTRKADEVMTAYVNHFQHGISCAEVVGGYSREKMYLLNTVVSTYESQDIIKLVCDVDPGAVINVFHTLNFVGGWWGGHVDEPMPTAVPDPDKPARMASRQARLSEQDSLQQDDGK
- a CDS encoding GntR family transcriptional regulator encodes the protein MAFDDKTDRTDVPAVPLYQQVMDDLKGEIARGVYPAGSRIPSEMELVKYYGVGRITVRRAIEELSRAGYLNRQQGRGTFVCAPKLKRKIVQKGDVQSFSEGCAANDMVAGARLVSRTVVAATREDAAFFGVEPGCELIVVERVRTADGVPVMLENNAFVLADHPYLQTLADKDLTDNSIFALVAEHSGRAPLKSDPCTVEIALADAQAAPLLEVPVGEPLFYMEAYFTDADERPLLLGRQKIVGSRYVFDI
- a CDS encoding GntR family transcriptional regulator, which encodes MPAPKNAPLYQQIYDEIKDAIEKGVYAPKERIPSELELAEQYEVSRITVRRAVEELCSDGYLVKQQGRGTFVSTPHINRQFHASTLQTFTALCAGNGMKAGAHVIDRQIVPARQNEMEFFGLQKDALLLHIKRVRTADGEPIFEENIFVPFDAYRELLTADLEDKSIFAEVERVGGTPIVSVGYRTVEAVRANAEQAAELGIAPHDPLLNLRAGFTGPDDEPVLMGKQYYVGSRYVMVM
- a CDS encoding RecQ family ATP-dependent DNA helicase, with protein sequence MTDSMQQMALDTLGAYFGYTSFRPGQDRMVDAILAGRDALGVMPTGAGKSICYQVPALMLPGITFVVSPLLSLMEDQTRALLAAGARPSYLNSSLTPAQQNTVLKRAREGRYQLMYVAPERLLEPRFLAFAQEAAGSAGIGVPLVAIDEAHCVSQWGQDFRPAYLQIREFIDSLPQRPIVAAFTATATERVRADIQQMLGLQNPATVVTGFDRKNLYFGCEEMGDKAKTAWVRDYVIAHSSESGIVYCSTRKTVDALAGELAEALGPSGIRVGRYHAGMGNDARRQSQRAFIDDDIQVMVATNAFGMGIDKPNVRYVIHNNVPESIEAYYQEAGRAGRDGDPASCYLLWNGNDFRMRRFLIDRGDAADEALDDEQRAWALQNRYRLLSQMEGYCNTTGCLREYMLRYFGDEAAAEHAAASTGGTAADDVESCGNCSNCLTQFEVEDVTDMARAAVRYVATRPMRFGKSLIADVLHGGNTERIRQMHLDEDRGYGELSSESVGRIKDIIGQLCGRGYLATSQGQYPVVGLGPRAVEVEDEAFAFTVKRRASKRKASARARRAVDLLREEAELDQRPRVGDDAELFERLRALRKEISTELEMAPYMVFSDKALRGLCRLRPQTRDELIQVNGIGEKKADAFGEQFMAAIEEFESEHARDGA